A genomic stretch from Alosa sapidissima isolate fAloSap1 chromosome 3, fAloSap1.pri, whole genome shotgun sequence includes:
- the actr5 gene encoding actin-related protein 5 → MILKSSMSTNIFTFQDYKSTPDPVYEVNVECLQPSPVPIIIDNGSFQTRAGWACDELSSPRLQFKSVAARSRGAARSETQIGNDIPNLEPLRWLLKSQFDRNAVVNFEIQELMFDYVFMHLGIATQGCVEHPVVLTEPPCNPLHCRQMMSELLFECYGVPQVSYGIDSLFSFYLNNKQRSMDTPHTGLVISSGYHCSHVLPVINGRLDAANCKRVNVGGSQAASYLQRLLQLKYPGQQPALTLSRMEELLHQHSYIASDYQQELEKWRSPEFYEQEVHRIQLPFSAKLAGAAGVGAEERQERRANQLRRLQEINARRREEKIQQDQERLDSLLAVQELLEDGLVDQFQRRLVELNMDSTEELQSYIHKISMNLELSRQRNLLQEGLDNRAEALDLDQSMEEGDGAADTDPDFGEENTEVERSVNVSQPALKLAEYHQLYVGTERLRAPEVIFQPSMIGEDQMGLMETVQFVLDRYTPEQQGALVENVLLTGGNLMYPGLRDRVESELLAIRPFQSYFKVRLASRPALDAWYGAREWALQNPPGELGWLSRQDYEEKGGEYLSEHCASNVFIPMAICRPTQRANEAVPASELTLPTESGQATGPVAVAMETTPVSGADASLSDTREASSNMHSNTDPLIST, encoded by the exons ATGATACTCAAATCGAGCATGTCAACCAACATATTCACTTTTCAGGATTACAAATCCACACCGGATCCAGTTTATGAAGTAAACGTAGAATGCTTGCAGCCATCACCCGTTCCGATAATTATAGATAATGGTTCTTTTCAAACGCGGGCAGGATGGGCGTGCGACGAACTTTCGTCTCCAAGACTTCAATTCAAATCCGTGGCGGCCCGAAGCCGAGGGGCTGCGAGGAGTGAGACTCAGATTGGCAATGATATTCCAAATCTGGAACCACTCCGATGGCTTCTAAAAAGTCAATTTGATCGCAATGCTGTCGTCAATTTCGAGATCCAAGAGCTGATGTTCGACTATGTGTTTATGCATCTGGGTATCGCCACACAG GGCTGCGTGGAACACCCCGTGGTTCTGACTGAGCCTCCCTGCAACCCGCTACACTGCCGACAGATGATGTCAGAACTTCTCTTCGAGTGCTATGGTGTTCCACAAGTCAGCTATGGCATTGACAGTTTGTTTAGTTTCTACTTGAACAATAAGCAACGCAGTATGGATACCCCGCACACAGGACTCGTCATCTCCTCTGGTTATCACTGTTCTCACGTTCTTCCAGTCATCAATGGAAG ACTGGATGCAGCCAATTGCAAGCGGGTTAATGTGGGAGGAAGCCAGGCTGCCAGTTACCTCCAGCGCCTGTTGCAGCTGAAGTATCCGGGTCAGCAGCCTGCTCTCACTCTCAGTCGAATGGAAGAGCTTCTGCATCAGCACAGCTACATCGCTTCAGACTACCAACAAG AGCTTGAAAAGTGGCGCAGCCCAGAGTTCTATGAACAGGAGGTCCATCGCATCCAGCTGCCATTTTCAGCCAAGCTGGCGGGTGCTGCAGGGGTGGGGGCCGAGGAGCGCCAGGAAAGGAGAGCCAATCAACTACGGCGACTGCAGGAGATCAACGCCCGACGCAGAGAGGAGAAAATCCAGCAGGATCAGGAGCGTCTCGACTCCCTATTGGCAGTGCAG GAGCTGCTGGAGGATGGGCTAGTGGATCAGTTCCAGCGGCGGTTGGTTGAGCTGAACATGGACTCCACAGAGGAGCTCCAGTCCTACATCCACAAGATCAGCATGAACCTGGAGCTCAGCCGTCAGCGCAACCTACTGCAGGAGGGGCTGGACAACAGGGCAGAG GCTTTGGATCTTGATCAGTCGATGGAAGAAGGCGATGGCGCAGCTGATACCGATCCTGATTTTGGTGAAGAGAACACAGAGGTGGAAAGATCGGTTAATGTTTCCCAG cctGCATTGAAGTTAGCAGAGTACCACCAACTGTATGTGGGCACAGAGCGACTGCGTGCTCCAGAGGTCATTTTCCAGCCGTCAATGATTGGAGAAGATCAGATGGGCCTCATGGAGACTGTGCAATTTGTGCTAGACAG GTACACTCCTGAGCAGCAGGGGGCACTGGTGGAGAATGTTCTTCTCACAGGAGGGAATCTGATGTACCCTGGGTTGCGGGATCGTGTGGAGAGTGAACTGCTGGCCATACGACCATTCCAGTCATACTTTAAG GTGAGGCTAGCATCGCGTCCAGCACTAGATGCCTGGTACGGAGCTCGCGAGTGGGCCTTGCAGAACCCCCCTGGAGAACTGGGCTGGCTGAGCAGGCAGGACTACGAGGAAAAAGGAGGGGAGTATCTGAGCGAGCACTGTGCCTCAAACGTCTTCATCCCCATGGCCATCTGTCGGCCTACGCAAAGAGCTAACGAGGCCGTTCCTGCCTCTGAGCTCACTCTGCCCACGGAGTCGGGACAGGCAACTGGTCCTGTTGCTGTCGCCATGGAGACCACCCCAGTATCTGGTGCTGATGCCTCCCTTTCAGACACCAGAGAGGCATCTTCCAACATGCATAGTAACACAGATCCACTTATTTCAACATAG